The Desulfovibrio intestinalis DNA segment CCACTGCTGCGGCAAGCTGCTGGGTCTGCCAATGGGAGTGGACATCTGCTATACCAACCACGCAGATGCCGACCAGGACGATATGGACGCCCTGCTCACGTTGCTTGGTTCGGCGGGCTGCAATTTCATCATGGGCATTCCCGGTGCGGACGACATCATGCTCAACTACCAGTCCACATCGTTTCACGATGCGGCCTATCTGCGTAAACTGCTCAACAAGCGGCCTGCCCCGGAATTTGAAAAATGGCTTGAAGAAATGGGCATTCATGATTGTGAGGGCTCGTTGCTGCCGCCCGGCGGAAAACTGCACGCGCTGGAAGAAAAAGTACGGATGGGCTGACGCTGTCTGGAGGATGCATGAAGGAACACAAGGAAACCGCCCGCCCCGCCAATGGAGCGTCACCTGTGGGTGAAGACCCCTGGGCCGAATTACGCCGGTATACCGACGCACGCATCGCCCTGGGACGCTGTGGAGTCAGCCTGCCGCACGCTGAATGGCTGGCTTTTCGTCTGGACCACGCCAAAGCGCGGGACGCCGTACTGACCCCTTACGAAATAAAAAACCTGCGCGACACGCTGGAAGCGCAAGGTTTGCCGTGTCTTGAGCTGCAAAGCGCCGCTACAAACAAGGAAGAATTTTTGGCCCGCCCTGACAGAGGCCGTAAACTTTCAGAGGCCTCGCGTACGCTTCTTGAGCAGTACATGGCCAGACTAGGGCAGGAAAAAAACCATCAAGACACGCCAACAGACACGAACAGTTGCGAAGAAACCTGCACAGGCACCTGCACGAACGGCAATATGGACAAGAGCACGAACAACCGCGCGGACATTTGCCTCGCCATCAGCGATGGACTGTCCGCCCGCGCCGTACACGAAAACGCCGCGCCTTTTGCTGCCAGTTTTATGGCCTGGGCCGCTGAGGCAGGGTTCAGCACCACGCCCGTGGCGCTCATCGAATATGGCCGGGTAGCTGTGGCCGATGAAATCGCCCATCTGCTGGGGGCAAGGCTTGTGGTCATTCTGCTTGGCGAAAGGCCGGGGCTGAGTTCACCCAATTCATTGGGGGTCTATCTGACATACGCGCCCTTTCCCGGCTGCACGGACGAAGCACGAAACTGCATCTCCAACGTGCG contains these protein-coding regions:
- a CDS encoding ethanolamine ammonia-lyase subunit EutC, producing the protein MKEHKETARPANGASPVGEDPWAELRRYTDARIALGRCGVSLPHAEWLAFRLDHAKARDAVLTPYEIKNLRDTLEAQGLPCLELQSAATNKEEFLARPDRGRKLSEASRTLLEQYMARLGQEKNHQDTPTDTNSCEETCTGTCTNGNMDKSTNNRADICLAISDGLSARAVHENAAPFAASFMAWAAEAGFSTTPVALIEYGRVAVADEIAHLLGARLVVILLGERPGLSSPNSLGVYLTYAPFPGCTDEARNCISNVRPAGLSIEDGVRKLSYLVRGAFARGLSGVNLKDDMPLDGGHKELV